One stretch of Lucilia cuprina isolate Lc7/37 chromosome 6, ASM2204524v1, whole genome shotgun sequence DNA includes these proteins:
- the LOC111683734 gene encoding protein dopey-1 homolog isoform X3, which yields MEEKKLMAEAKYRNYMSNIDKALRNFEYSSEWADLISALGKLSKAISSNTQYQIIPRRIKISKRLAQCMHPALPSGVHLKALETYAVIFGKTGPERLATELFIYSSGLFPLLGYAAMNVRPALLGIYETYFVPLGEKLRPALSGFLSGVLPGYECGLDHFERTSSLLTQVCTAVNPTHFYTVLWECVATNASVRLPAISYLLEHFNKRTTMQEQIYVMGHNRDIMMSGLCACLNDTLILVQRNTLEFLLLGFPMHTKLLSEMDLIKLVTNGLHTILRRDMSLNRRLYSWLLGSEVMKNSPTYEDVPVITTTDGAEQTKTYFEQHSRHVVIQALISTLKFSLQCSPVDLKPYRIMVSLLDKAEIGSAVLDYVLCDIIRTMSLSNGNVEVIKSSNLLFATFDPAYIWSFMTTMFEKSCKKTKKVNNGDSSKKSYNRSISNDQRFQCVVGSGDPSLVEICYLTEFLLETISLEMYNETTRIYLPKVFLAITQMLTVHLENLTNDEVTASLKLCMKIVSRVQPMITSPIKLMPRNSQQGYKSSDNEKADNSSTRAQPISAILGANALEKSKSDSKLDQFANPENMNKSMTSARDEEHIRRSNSNQHMERKSPTKKKKAKSFSKLSELDKEICPDTGQLIDPRQSSSDLDTPTSIKKIKAKANRLRMSPKKVRPQELSITHDKSSSSIRDSKHSYNDPVDTPDYEFQDDEPKSAPLEQPSKQHAEGFIFNYQDICNQQDDLQQQEASATSTILEKCIKQYEIFFEVYLSHKVLQITTQLKSSKCFVKVQVQNQDTLEAENKLPNVENIFKHEQVYEDINPCRILDIDNLFETLKIHVVNRSKQLHTLLNRSLNDAQSENTDGSENGDVEENSYEIDELTKKRLQTLLQLQLSPSLRQAIKLSVNLLVEMSTFPNCNKNITLEKNENDLPSWLKVLCIVACYTQNDKELQLSSITTLFDLISLLKSQIEHTTSPGVTFVVMLPLLKFGHVHYIERHTKVFQLLTSKLWDYLGEHEVDNTQVCALLYQLHNCLESGLVERIIDNRMFAKTMQQHFSAAYEMSETKRLQHGRKQEKLQTTALSAYNSDRATDVHMMCVAPTFLVQRSSIEKLSESESISFKKYELLWHLGRDKQQTRGFEKLQFKVLDTLALPPYMSVRTCVTKWLQSALLRGDLSRLVKPLYKILLASNTKRISIVHIHLLQKGSDDNVNSKASSLNGHGKNNNPTDVDSSVEADVYAVSSEYGNIRYITDSTSHHKKRSPIRSFHKKIFGVALSSKNKTSNFVSDQTASTSTSPNIGGIDVAVPPSTPIGVIVNPLENSLDFDDDHEPETLQVKEKLNIKETQMEDEDPDDLEEDENDDAAFDQDYTDESDSSIFDSESEQRETSVEKDDSITQTFEYESKSDLKRYVGHTESVTELLSQHDRIKNRKTYHLTREKTPGDTSLTSTTTDEHGPFSLEMDQLEDDAHAAEEYFDSKSDERQVESFVEDLIEQVRDTAITKRKKKLKNRIKKLKSNKSPLGHKEKMDSKRMSCISKISTDSNNSFTTGEIAKESAEDEEDSTSKFINIEEKRKTLNLETTAKSHNKEWELTPETIEKSKQNLEILRQSATSQLAKQDASSKRSSTKSCTSFESSMTKRFQNEKLLPLYQNHMLIYMNVYDTKQTLYAFHTLRNIISCDTRTFLCLSITTSLSSGSLKQLLTRHRKCIAGKGFAGSITTSEFAQSYRGCMHLEVLLLLCLFYARGFFHVDSHDSASEPPTRADVMGNCRVQLESIELLTLICAELIEIVKGMGKGLACYLADLMARCKLQKVILHCLNSSVNTYGHHYQGSTMAEQIINFNNPQDDNLHAEAFQIQLLRLLMVVIKLEYEVTLLKNDSSGTGTNEPTDSGSISPTRLTSGEPSLSSVKYLPNCVISQQPMFLSAILSALQDERLQPLHHNWTDLVTSSLNCFNFGSLTNIVISVVHQLCNNIDQLTKMKLKDQVGLPPDYVISQLEAITVLCHYCLLDNTQQTTLSQLFNQAYPQTSAIASQNSNTGQLFNSIVHSLLPAGVTSISSTTSQADVQAPKNQQLMAARNAVLSHLPRIVSSVAAIWDSDLGQIRQIKQQLMEFLSPISLHHGANFLAAIAVTWQERGEQHRKKCAHEYKNLTIPQQYQRNSMPQACAEQLSLVSLVSSIRVMPMDSFVQTLHQVVKSPPPIHRPPSNLKIEVSALELFYFYMKSAPAPQLGDSWTSLLALLKDGLSLTPSAQFTLLMLLNEFVQRCPQMPFQDKKDIRDLHDVTSRLVDSLSNIAGSCLEQTTWLRRNLAVKEDITPMVTDGDTTSTSSAGGTSVIQKYSVQAQSVLAAILANLLDVAYGSQEKDKVVSIITTLLYNITPYLKNHTTRNIPSFYACSSLLASLSGYQYTRKAWRKDMMDLLLDTSFFQMDITCLPFWKQIMDSLMTYDNTTFRELMSRVSLTQTGSLNIFTSREQEYEQRSMLLKRLAFVIFCSEFDQYHKYMPEIQEQLANSLRLLSNVPSVQAAVFLCFRVLLLRMSPDHVTSLWPIIIAEMVQVFLSLEQELKGDGEDVSRMVSGMDASWSSSAANNGLSTQSQIYYWRSVQLEASKLLEMGCVLPATLLPHFQMYRWAFVGTEFDVSDKAPIPNGVVNEESIGMSALYVPHIRRIARLMDMKYAVHSPTLNFKRGKHLMLTCQQINSLQDLYGFFSTLSVACPNPHNHADVDTEVNNCLQEIEDILSKDFLEKMPTSTTPR from the exons ATGGAAGAGAAAAAACTTATGGCGGAAGCCAAATATCGAAATTACATGTCTAACATAGATAAGGCCTtgagaaattttgaatattcCTCGGAATGGGCTGATCTCATATCGGCCCTGGGAAAACTAAGTAAG GCTATATCTAGTAATACGCAGTATCAAATTATTCCAAGACGTATTAAAATATCCAAACGTTTGGCACAATGTATGCATCCAGCTTTGCCCTCGGGTGTACATCTAAAAGCTTTGGAAACTTATGCGGTAATATTTGGCAAAACGGGCCCAGAGCGTTTGGCCACAGAATTATTTATATAcag CTCGGGTTTATTTCCGTTACTTGGTTATGCTGCCATGAATGTCCGACCAGCCCTTTTGGGCATCTATGAAACATACTTTGTGCCCTTGGGTGAAAAACTTCGACCTGCCTTAAGTGGGTTTTTGAGTGGTGTCTTACCCGGTTATGAATGTGGCTTAGATCATTTCGAACGCACCAGTTCACTACTGACACAAGTGTGCACTGCCGTTAATCCAACACATTTTTATACCGTCCTTTGGGAGTGTGTGGCCACAAATGCTTCTGTTCGTTTACCAGCCATTTCGTATCTACTGGAACATTTTAACAAACGTACAACAATGCAAGAACAAATTTACGTTATGGGCCACAATCGTGATATTATGATGTCAGGTCTGTGTGCTTGTCTAAATGACACTTTGATTTTGGTTCAGAGGAACACTTTAGAATTTCTATTGCTCGGTTTTCCCATGCATACGAAACTCTTGTCGGAGATGGACTTAATAAAGCTGGTCACAAATGGTTTGCATACCATTTTAAGGCGTGATATGTCATTAAATAGACGCTTGTATTCATGGCTGCTGGGTTCAGAAGTTATGAAAAATTCTCCTACTTACGAGGACGTTCCTGTCATAACTACTACCGATGGAGCAGAACAGACGAAAACTTATTTTGAACAGCATTCGAGACATGTTGTCATACAAGCCTTAATTTCCACCTTGAAATTTAGTTTACAATGTTCGCCGGTCGATTTAAAACCATATCGGATAATGGTTTCCTTGTTGGATAAAGCCGAAATAGGCAGTGCAGTTTTGGATTATGTGCTATGCGATATAATACGCACTATGTCCTTGTCCAATGGCAATGTTGAAGttataaaatcttcaaatttgcTTTTTGCCACCTTTGATCCAGCATATATCTGGAGTTTTATGACAACGATGTTTGAAAAATCATGTAAAAAG acCAAAAAGGTTAATAACGGAGATTCATCGAAAAAGTCTTACAATCGCTCGATCAGCAACGATCAGCGTTTTCAATGTGTTGTAGGCTCTGGCGATCCCAGTCTGGTGGAGATTTGCTATCTTACCGAGTTTCTATTGGAAactatttctttagaaatgtatAACGAGACAACCCGCATCTATTTGCCTAAAGTATTTCTGGCCATAACGCAAATGCTAACGGTGCATCTGGAAAATCTAACCAATGATGAAGTAACGGCTTCTCTGAAACTCTGCATGAAAATTGTCTCTAGAGTACAACCCATGATAAC AAGTCCCATTAAACTAATGCCTCGTAATTCTCAACAAGGCTACAAATCTAGTGACAATGAAAAAGCTGACAATAGCTCAACTAGAGCTCAACCTATATCGGCGATATTGGGAGCAAATgctttagaaaaaagtaaatcgGATTCAAAACTTGACCAATTCGCTAATCCTGAAAATATGAACAAATCAATGACATCAGCTCGCGACGAGGAACATATTCGTCGATCAAATTCGAATCAACATATGGAACGCAAAAGTCCCACTAAAAAGAAAAAGGCAAAGTCATTCTCAAAACTTTCTGAACTAGACAAAGAG ATTTGTCCCGATACTGGCCAGTTAATAGATCCACGGCAATCATCATCAGATTTAGACACTCCAActagcattaaaaaaataaaagctaaaGCCAATCGTTTACGCATGAGTCCAAAAAAAGTTCGGCCTCAAGAACTTTCAATTACACACGACAAGTCATCGTCATCCATTAGGGATTCCAAGCACTCCTATAATGATCCTGTCGATACACCAGACTACGAGTTTCAAGATGACGAACCAAAAAGTGCTCCTTTAGAGCAACCTTCAAAGCAGCACGCAGAGggctttatttttaattatcaaGACATTTGCAACCAACAGGACGATTTGCAGCAACAGGAAGCTTCGGCTACATCCACCATACTGGagaaatgtataaaacaatatgaaatatttttcgaaGTTTACTTGAGTCATAAAGTTCTACAGATCACAACGCAACTAAAATCAAGCAAATGCTTTGTGAAGGTACAAGTTCAAAATCAAGATACCTTGGAGGCGGAAAATAAACTACCCAatgttgaaaacattttcaaacatgaGCAAGTCTACGAAGATATAAATCCATGTCGCATTTTAGATATTGATAATCTATTTGAAACTCTTAAAATACATGTAGTTAACAGATCTAAGCAATTACACACATTATTAAATCGTTCCCTCAATGATGCTCAAAGCGAAAACACCGATGGCAGTGAAAACGGAGATGTCGAAGAGAATTCTTATGAAATTGATGAATTGACTAAAAAAAGACTACAGACACTGTTGCAGTTGCAGTTGTCACCATCACTAAGGCAAGCCATTAAATTATCCGTTAATTTATTGGTGGAAATGTCAACATTTCCAAATTGTAATAAGAATATAACTTTGGAAAAGAATG AAAATGATTTGCCCAGTTGGTTAAAAGTTCTATGTATTGTCGCCTGCTATACCCAAAACGACAAAGAACTACAACTTTCATCAATTACTACGCTATTTGATCTAATAAG cTTATTGAAATCTCAAATCGAACACACTACAAGTCCTGGAGTAACATTTGTTGTAATGCTCCCCCTACTAAAATTTGGCCATGTTCATTATATTGAACGACAcacaaaagtttttcaattattaacCTCCAAACTATGGGACTATTTAGGAGAACATGAAGTCGATAACACACAAGTATGTGCTTTACTCTATCAACTGCACAACTGCTTGGAAAGTGGCTTAGTGGAACGTATTATTGACAATCGAATGTTTGCAAAAACAATGCAACAACATTTTAGCGCAGCATACGAAATGTCAGAAACTAAACGTCTCCAACACGGCCGTAAGCAAGAGAAGTTACAAACAACGGCTCTAAGTGCCTATAACAGTGACAGAGCTACCGATGTGCATATGATGTGTGTAGCACCCACATTTCTGGTGCAGCGTTCATCTATTGAAAAACTAAGCGAAAGCGAATCAATAAGTTTCAAAAAATACGAGCTACTTTGGCACTTAGGACGCGATAAACAACAAACTAGAGGTTTTGAAAAACTACAATTTAAGGTTCTAGACACTTTGGCATTGCCGCCATACATGTCGGTGCGAACATGTGTTACCAAGTGGCTACAATCGGCTTTACTAAGAGGCGATCTTTCACGTTTGGTTAaacctttatataaaattttactggCCTCCAATACCAAGCGCATTAGCATAGTTCATATACATCTTCTGCAAAAGGGCAGTGACGACAATGTAAATTCAAAAGCATCTTCGTTAAATGGTCATGGTAAAAATAACAATCCAACTGATGTAGACAGTTCCGTTGAGGCAGATGTTTATGCGGTTAGTTCGGAATATGGCAATATACGTTATATAACGGATTCGACCAGCCACCACAAGAAGCGTAGTCCCATACGTTCTTTCCACAAGAAGATATTCGGTGTTGCTTTGagcagtaaaaataaaacatctaaTTTTGTAAGCGATCAAACAGCATCCACCTCAACATCCCCAAATATCGGCGGCATAGATGTGGCGGTACCACCATCTACCCCTATTGGGGTAATTGTAAATCCTTTGGAGAATTCGTTGGACTTTGACGATGATCATGAACCGGAAACACTACAGGTAAAggagaaattaaatataaaagag ACTCAAATGGAAGATGAGGATCCCGATGACTTAGAGGAAGATGAAAATGATGATGCAGCATTTGATCAAGACTACACCGATGAATCGGACAGCAGTATTTTCGACTCAGAGTCGGAACAGCGTGAAACAAGCGTTGAAAAAGATGATTCTATAACACAGACGTTCGAATATGAAAGTAAATCGGATCTAAAGCGTTACGTGGGACACACAGAAAGTGTTACTGAACTACTGTCGCAACACGATCGCATTAAAAATCGCAAAACTTACCATTTGACTAGGGAAAAAACACCAGGTGATACAAGTTTAACCTCTACGACCACTGACGAACATGGGCCGTTTTCCTTAGAAATGGATCAGTTGGAAGATGATGCACATGCGGCTGAAGAATATTTCGATTCCAAGTCTGATGAACGTCAAGTCGAGTCATTTGTGGAGGATCTTATAGAGCAAGTACGCGATACAGCTATAACAAAACGCAAAAAGAAACTCAAGAACcgcataaaaaaactaaaatcaaacAAATCTCCCTTGGGTCACAAGGAGAAAATGGACAGCAAACGTATGAGTTGTATTTCGAAAATATCCACTGATAGTAACAATAGTTTTACTACCGGCGAAATAGCAAAAGAAAGCGCTGAAGATGAGGAAGATTCCACGTCGAAGTTCATAAATATCgaagaaaagagaaaaactttaaatttggaAACTACTGCAAAGTCGCACAATAAAGAGTGGGAATTGACGCCAGAAACAATAgagaaaagtaaacaaaatttggaAATTCTACGACAATCAGCCACATCGCAGTTGGCCAAACAAGACGCCTCAAGCAAGAGATCATCTACAAAAAGCTGTACATCATTTGAGAGTTCCATGACCAAACGTTTTCAAAATGAAAAGCTGTTGCCTTTGTACCAAAATCATATGTTAATCTACATGAACGTCTATGACACGAAACAAACTCTGTATGCCTTTCACACTTTAAGGAACATTATATCCTGTGATACCCGCACGTTTTTGTGTCTTTCGATCACAACTTCACTGTCAAGTGGCTCATTGAAACAACTACTGACAAGACATCGCAAGTGTATAGCGGGTAAAGGTTTTGCGGGCAGCATAACTACATCAGAATTTGCTCAGAGCTACAGAGGCTGTATGCATTTGGAGGTTTTGCTGCTATTGTGCCTATTTTATGCCAGGGGCTTCTTCCACGTCGACTCTCACGATTCGGCAAGTGAGCCTCCCACTAGAGCTGATGTTATGGGTAATTGCCGTGTACAGCTTGAAAGTATTGAGTTATTGACCCTTATATGTGCCGAACTAATTGAAATTGTCAAAGGCATGGGCAAGGGCTTAGCTTGTTACTTGGCCGATCTTATGGCCAGATGTAAAttacaaaaagtgattttacaTTGCTTGAATTCATCGGTAAACACTTATGGCCATCACTATCAAGGATCCACCATGGCCGAGCAAATAATTAACTTTAACAATCCCCAAGACGATAACTTACATGCTGAGGCGTTTCAAATACAGTTATTGAGACTTCTGATGGTGGTCATTAAACTGGAGTACGAAGTCACACTGTTGAAAAACGACTCCAGTGGAACAGGCACTAATGAACCGACAGATTCTGGCAGTATTTCTCCTACTCGCTTAACCTCGGGCGAGCCTTCGCTGAGTTCTGTGAAATATTTACCAAACTGTGTCATCAGTCAGCAGCCAATGTTTTTGTCTGCAATTTTAAGCGCCTTGCAGGATGAACGTTTACAGCCACTGCATCACAACTGGACCGACTTGGTGACATCCTCCTTGAACTGTTTTAACTTTGGCTCTCTGACTAATATTGTCATCAGTGTGGTACACCAGTTGTGCAATAATATAGATCAATTaactaaaatgaaattgaaagacCAAGTTGGATTGCCACCTGACTATGTAATCTCGCAACTGGAAGCTATTACTGTTCTCTGTCACTATTGCCTGCTGGACAACACCCAACAGACAACACTGTCGCAACTTTTCAATCAGGCTTATCCACAAACAAGTGCAATAGCATCACAAAATTCCAATACAGGACAATTATTTAACAGCATTGTCCATTCTCTCCTGCCCGCCGGAGTAACATCGATTAGTTCAACCACAAGTCAGGCAGATGTGCAGGCGCCCAAAAATCAACAACTAATGGCTGCTCGAAATGCAGTGCTCTCTCATTTACCGCGTATAGTTTCTAGTGTAGCTGCCATATGGGACAGTGACTTGGGCCAAATTAGGCAGATAAAGCAACAGTTGATGGAATTCCTCTCGCCAATATCTCTACATCATGGCGCCAACTTTTTAGCAGCCATAGCCGTAACATGGCAAGAGCGGGGAGAACAACATCGCAAAAAATGTGCTCATGAGTACAAAAATCTTACAATACCTCAACAATATCAAAGGAATTCAATGCCTCAGGCTTGTGCCGAACAATTAAGTCTAGTTTCATTGGTTTCCAGTATACGAGTAATGCCCATGGATTCGTTTGTGCAAACACTACATCAAGTGGTAAAATCTCCACCACCCATTCACAGACCAccatcaaatttaaaaatagaggTGTCGGCATTAGAATTGTTCTACTTCTATATGAAATCGGCTCCAGCTCCCCAGTTGGGAGACTCTTGGACCTCTCTGTTAGCTCTCTTAAAGGATGGCCTCTCTTTAACTCCGTCAGCACAATTTACACTTCTTATGTTACTGAATGAATTCGTTCAGCGTTGTCCTCAAATGCCGTTCCAAGATAAAAAAGATATACGTGATTTGCACGATGTCACTTCACGTCTGGTTGACTCATTGTCCAATATAGCTGGTTCTTGTTTGGAACAAACAACTTGGCTAAGGCGTAATTTAGCCGTCAAAGAAGACATTACACCAATGGTTACCGACGGCGATACTACGTCCACTTCCAGTGCTGGAGGCACTAGTGTCATTCAAAAGTATTCCGTACAAGCTCAAAGTGTATTAGCTGCCATACTTGCCAACCTTCTGGATGTGGCCTACGGTTCTCAAGAAAAAGACAAAGTCGTTTCGATTATAACCACGCTTCTCTACAATATAACACCATACTTGAAGAATCATACCACTCGTAATATTCCTTCGTTTTATGCCTGCTCCAgtctgttggcttcattgagtgGCTATCAGTATACACGTAAGGCTTGGCGCAAAGATATGATGGACTTGCTCTTAGATACTTCGTTCTTTCAAATGGATATAACATGCCTGCCATTCTGGAAACAGATCATGGACAGTTTAATGACTTACGACAATACCACGTTCCGCGAATTGATGAGTCGTGTTTCGTTAACACAAACTGGCAGCTTAAATATATTCACCTCACGGGAACAAGAGTATGAACAACGATCGATGCTATTAAAACGTTTggcttttgttatattttgcaGTGAATTTGATCAGTATCACAAGTATATGCCTGAAATTCAAG AACAATTAGCCAACAGCTTACGTTTGCTGTCGAATGTACCCTCTGTACAAGCGGCGGTATTTTTATGTTTCCGGGTACTATTGCTGCGTATGTCACCCGATCACGTGACCTCCCTATGGCCTATAATTATTGCCGAAATGGTGCAAGTATTCCTATCCCTTGAGCAGGAACTTAAAGGTGACGGAGAAGATGTCAG TCGCATGGTTTCTGGTATGGATGCGTCATGGTCTTCTTCAGCTGCCAATAATGGTCTGTCAACACAAAGTCAAATCTATTACTGGCGTTCAGTACAACTTGAGGCATCAAAGCTTCTTGAAATGGGCTGTGTGTTGCCAGCAACTCTTCTGCCACACTTTCAAATGTATCGTTGGGCATTTGTGGGCACAGAATTTGATGTGAGCGATAAAGCTCCTATACCTAATGGTGTAGTGAATGAGGAAAGTATAGGAATGTCGGCGCTATACGTACCCCATATTAGGCGTATAGCTAGATTAATGGATATGAAGTATGCTGTACATTCTCCA acCTTAAACTTTAAGCGAGGCAAACATTTAATGCTTACTTGCCAGCAAATAAACTCATTGCAAGATCTTTACGGTTTCTTTTCTACCCTAAGTGTGGCCTGTCCTAATCCTCATAATCATGCTGATGTTGATACTGAAGTCAACAATTGTTTGCAAGAAATTGAAGATATACTATCCAAagactttttggaaaaaatgcCTACTAGTACTACACCCAGGTGA